A portion of the Corynebacterium jeikeium genome contains these proteins:
- a CDS encoding bifunctional 3,4-dihydroxy-2-butanone-4-phosphate synthase/GTP cyclohydrolase II produces MIKFDSVERAIADIAAGKAVVVVDDEDRENEGDIIFAAEKATPELVAFMVRYSSGYICAPLTAEDCERLNLPPMVSENEDARGTAYTVTVDANTGTTGISATDRANTIRTLADPTSSPHDFTRPGHVVPLRARDGGVLVRAGHTEAAVDLARLAGLRPAGVLCEVVSEEDPTGMARAEELRRFCDKHDLALISIEQLIEYRRHNEHLIERVVETKLPTDYGEFRAIGYRSLIDGVEHVALVVGDVSSNDGQDVLVRVHSECLTGDALGSRRCDCGQQLHNSMRMVHEAGRGVILYMRGHEGRGIGLMPKLQAYHLQDEGADTVDANLALGLPSDAREYGTGAQILQDLGVTTMALLTNNPTKRAGLGGYGLEMSRRVPVPVEVNEDNLKYLLTKRERMGHELPWLDEYMETHGISTEGAQ; encoded by the coding sequence GTGATTAAGTTCGATTCTGTAGAGCGGGCCATTGCGGACATCGCAGCCGGTAAGGCCGTGGTCGTCGTCGACGATGAAGATCGTGAGAACGAGGGCGACATCATCTTCGCCGCCGAGAAGGCAACGCCTGAACTTGTTGCCTTTATGGTTCGCTATTCCTCTGGTTACATCTGCGCGCCGCTGACCGCCGAGGACTGCGAGCGTCTGAATCTGCCACCGATGGTGTCAGAGAATGAGGATGCCCGCGGTACCGCATACACAGTGACCGTGGATGCCAACACCGGTACGACCGGTATTTCCGCCACAGATCGTGCGAACACCATTCGTACTCTCGCTGACCCCACGTCGAGCCCGCACGATTTCACCCGACCAGGACACGTGGTCCCGTTGCGAGCTCGCGATGGTGGCGTCCTAGTCCGTGCCGGCCACACCGAGGCTGCGGTCGATCTCGCCCGCCTGGCAGGGCTTCGTCCTGCCGGCGTGCTGTGTGAGGTTGTCTCCGAGGAAGACCCGACCGGTATGGCGCGCGCGGAGGAACTGCGTCGCTTCTGCGACAAGCACGATTTAGCGCTGATCTCCATTGAGCAGCTGATCGAATACCGTCGCCACAACGAGCACTTGATTGAACGCGTTGTCGAAACCAAGCTGCCGACCGACTACGGCGAGTTCCGTGCCATTGGGTACCGGAGCCTTATCGACGGTGTCGAGCATGTCGCTCTCGTTGTGGGGGATGTGTCTTCCAACGATGGTCAGGACGTCCTCGTGCGTGTGCACTCCGAATGCCTCACCGGCGACGCACTGGGATCTCGCCGCTGCGACTGCGGTCAGCAGCTGCACAACTCCATGCGCATGGTTCACGAAGCGGGGCGTGGCGTCATCCTCTACATGCGCGGTCACGAAGGCCGAGGCATTGGTTTGATGCCGAAGCTGCAGGCCTACCATCTGCAAGATGAAGGCGCTGACACCGTTGATGCCAATCTCGCGCTCGGTTTGCCGTCGGATGCCCGTGAGTACGGCACTGGTGCACAGATCCTGCAGGATCTTGGAGTCACCACTATGGCGCTGCTGACGAACAATCCGACCAAGCGTGCCGGCCTAGGTGGTTATGGACTGGAGATGAGCCGCCGGGTACCGGTGCCAGTTGAGGTCAACGAGGATAACTTGAAATACTTGTTGACAAAGCGCGAACGCATGGGCCATGAGCTCCCTTGGTTGGATGAGTACATGGAG
- a CDS encoding riboflavin synthase: MFTGIVEELGEIREIHREADSITLTIRATTVLDDVHHGDSIAVNGVCLTVVEFGDDFFTADLMQETLVRSSLGQVEVGSKVNLERATAVGQRLGGHIVQGHVDGTGEVISRTPGERWEVVRISLPEHLSKYVVEKGSIAVDGTSLTVSAVGEGFFEVSLIPTTLTDSVIGSTAVGAKVNLEVDVLAKYVEKMLER, from the coding sequence ATGTTTACGGGAATTGTTGAGGAACTCGGCGAAATTCGCGAAATCCACCGCGAAGCCGATTCCATTACTCTGACCATTCGCGCGACCACCGTGCTTGACGACGTGCACCACGGTGATTCCATTGCTGTCAATGGTGTTTGTTTGACCGTCGTGGAGTTTGGCGATGATTTCTTTACCGCTGATCTCATGCAAGAGACTCTGGTTAGGTCGAGCCTCGGCCAGGTTGAGGTCGGCTCCAAGGTCAACCTCGAACGTGCAACCGCAGTCGGTCAACGCCTCGGCGGCCATATCGTGCAGGGACATGTCGATGGCACCGGCGAGGTTATTTCGCGCACGCCAGGGGAGCGCTGGGAAGTAGTGCGGATTTCGCTGCCGGAGCATCTCTCCAAGTATGTCGTGGAAAAGGGCTCAATTGCCGTGGATGGTACTTCGTTGACCGTCTCTGCAGTAGGCGAGGGGTTCTTTGAGGTCAGCCTGATACCGACGACGCTGACGGACTCCGTTATTGGTTCGACCGCGGTAGGCGCCAAGGTCAATTTGGAAGTCGATGTGCTAGCCAAGTACGTCGAGAAAATGTTGGAAAGATAA